Proteins encoded in a region of the Scyliorhinus torazame isolate Kashiwa2021f chromosome 1, sScyTor2.1, whole genome shotgun sequence genome:
- the kmt5aa gene encoding N-lysine methyltransferase KMT5A-A isoform X2, which yields MVGAGHQTQCCFVGSVIPADEPKGCVCADSSTKSSKELNSERNVVIEEGSETTATITHTTCETVRKVGSPALLSVGKNGTKTNAKSAQRKGKGKSPKHRSVKNSAGRNRKVTDYYPVRRSCRKCEGQLKSEERKIIDDLIHSGMEEGMKVGIIDGKGRGVMATKPFQRGEFVVEYSGDLIEFTDAKSRETKYAQDPSAGCYMYYFQHLSKTYCVDATKETTRLGRLINHSKNGNCQTKLHNVGGKPHLILVASRDIAKGEELLYDYGDRSKASIAAHPWLMQ from the exons ATGGTTGGTGCAGGACATCAAACCCAGTGTTGCTTCGTAGG ATCTGTTATACCTGCAGATGAGCCAAAAGGTTGTGTGTGTGCTGACAGTTCCACCAAGTCCAGCAAGGAGCTGAACAGTGAAAGAAATGTCGTCATTGAGGAAGGATCCGAGACGACAGCAACCATCACTCACACCACCTGTGAGACTGTCAGAAAGGTCGGGTCTCCTGCTCTGCTTTCTGTGGGCAAGAATGGCACAAAAACAAACGCAAAATCTGCTCAGCGGAAAGGTAAAGGGAAGTCTCCGAAACACAGAAG tgtgaaaaactcagcaggccggaATCGTAAGGTCACTGATTATTATCCTGTTCGCAGGAGTTGCAGGAAGTGCGAAGGGCAGCTGAAG TCCGAAGAAAGGAAAATAATCGATGATCTGATTCACAGTGGGATGGAAGAAGGAATGAAG GTTGGTATTATTGATGGGAAAGGTCGTGGGGTGATGGCCACAAAACCTTTTCAACGTGGAGAGTTTGTGGTGGAATACAGTGGCGACCTCATTGAGTTTACAGATGCCAAGAGTCGAGAGACTAAGTACGCACAGGATCCCTCCGCTGGCTGCTACATGTACTACTTTCAACACCTCAGTAAAACGTACTG TGTGGATGCAACGAAGGAAACCACACGCCTTGGTCGTCTAATCAACCACAGCAAGAACGGGAACTGTCAGACTAAGTTACACAATGTTGGTGGGAAGCCACACCTTATTCTTGTTGCATCTCGGGACATCGCAAAGGGCGAGGAACTGCTTTATGATTATGGAGACCGAAGCAAAGCATCAATTGCTGCACATCCCTGGCTGATGCAGTGA
- the kmt5aa gene encoding N-lysine methyltransferase KMT5A-A isoform X1 — protein MGKTKAVARRAGKSGGGKALAAKENQLLAMSEETVHVKSKVHHRWSSEKNPALRAPLQDENSASNKQMKFQVKCTVKREMQKEEGDEPKGCVCADSSTKSSKELNSERNVVIEEGSETTATITHTTCETVRKVGSPALLSVGKNGTKTNAKSAQRKGKGKSPKHRSVKNSAGRNRKVTDYYPVRRSCRKCEGQLKSEERKIIDDLIHSGMEEGMKVGIIDGKGRGVMATKPFQRGEFVVEYSGDLIEFTDAKSRETKYAQDPSAGCYMYYFQHLSKTYCVDATKETTRLGRLINHSKNGNCQTKLHNVGGKPHLILVASRDIAKGEELLYDYGDRSKASIAAHPWLMQ, from the exons GAGACTGTCCATGTAAAATCAAAGGTTCATCATCGTTGGAGCTCTGAAAAAAACCCTGCTCTTCGTGCCCCATTGCAAGATGAAAACTCTGCTTCAAATAAACAAATGAAGTTCCAAGTCAAATGTACTGTAAAACGTGAAATGCAGAAAGAGGAAGGAG ATGAGCCAAAAGGTTGTGTGTGTGCTGACAGTTCCACCAAGTCCAGCAAGGAGCTGAACAGTGAAAGAAATGTCGTCATTGAGGAAGGATCCGAGACGACAGCAACCATCACTCACACCACCTGTGAGACTGTCAGAAAGGTCGGGTCTCCTGCTCTGCTTTCTGTGGGCAAGAATGGCACAAAAACAAACGCAAAATCTGCTCAGCGGAAAGGTAAAGGGAAGTCTCCGAAACACAGAAG tgtgaaaaactcagcaggccggaATCGTAAGGTCACTGATTATTATCCTGTTCGCAGGAGTTGCAGGAAGTGCGAAGGGCAGCTGAAG TCCGAAGAAAGGAAAATAATCGATGATCTGATTCACAGTGGGATGGAAGAAGGAATGAAG GTTGGTATTATTGATGGGAAAGGTCGTGGGGTGATGGCCACAAAACCTTTTCAACGTGGAGAGTTTGTGGTGGAATACAGTGGCGACCTCATTGAGTTTACAGATGCCAAGAGTCGAGAGACTAAGTACGCACAGGATCCCTCCGCTGGCTGCTACATGTACTACTTTCAACACCTCAGTAAAACGTACTG TGTGGATGCAACGAAGGAAACCACACGCCTTGGTCGTCTAATCAACCACAGCAAGAACGGGAACTGTCAGACTAAGTTACACAATGTTGGTGGGAAGCCACACCTTATTCTTGTTGCATCTCGGGACATCGCAAAGGGCGAGGAACTGCTTTATGATTATGGAGACCGAAGCAAAGCATCAATTGCTGCACATCCCTGGCTGATGCAGTGA
- the kmt5aa gene encoding N-lysine methyltransferase KMT5A-A isoform X3, with protein MKFQVKCTVKREMQKEEGDEPKGCVCADSSTKSSKELNSERNVVIEEGSETTATITHTTCETVRKVGSPALLSVGKNGTKTNAKSAQRKGKGKSPKHRSVKNSAGRNRKVTDYYPVRRSCRKCEGQLKSEERKIIDDLIHSGMEEGMKVGIIDGKGRGVMATKPFQRGEFVVEYSGDLIEFTDAKSRETKYAQDPSAGCYMYYFQHLSKTYCVDATKETTRLGRLINHSKNGNCQTKLHNVGGKPHLILVASRDIAKGEELLYDYGDRSKASIAAHPWLMQ; from the exons ATGAAGTTCCAAGTCAAATGTACTGTAAAACGTGAAATGCAGAAAGAGGAAGGAG ATGAGCCAAAAGGTTGTGTGTGTGCTGACAGTTCCACCAAGTCCAGCAAGGAGCTGAACAGTGAAAGAAATGTCGTCATTGAGGAAGGATCCGAGACGACAGCAACCATCACTCACACCACCTGTGAGACTGTCAGAAAGGTCGGGTCTCCTGCTCTGCTTTCTGTGGGCAAGAATGGCACAAAAACAAACGCAAAATCTGCTCAGCGGAAAGGTAAAGGGAAGTCTCCGAAACACAGAAG tgtgaaaaactcagcaggccggaATCGTAAGGTCACTGATTATTATCCTGTTCGCAGGAGTTGCAGGAAGTGCGAAGGGCAGCTGAAG TCCGAAGAAAGGAAAATAATCGATGATCTGATTCACAGTGGGATGGAAGAAGGAATGAAG GTTGGTATTATTGATGGGAAAGGTCGTGGGGTGATGGCCACAAAACCTTTTCAACGTGGAGAGTTTGTGGTGGAATACAGTGGCGACCTCATTGAGTTTACAGATGCCAAGAGTCGAGAGACTAAGTACGCACAGGATCCCTCCGCTGGCTGCTACATGTACTACTTTCAACACCTCAGTAAAACGTACTG TGTGGATGCAACGAAGGAAACCACACGCCTTGGTCGTCTAATCAACCACAGCAAGAACGGGAACTGTCAGACTAAGTTACACAATGTTGGTGGGAAGCCACACCTTATTCTTGTTGCATCTCGGGACATCGCAAAGGGCGAGGAACTGCTTTATGATTATGGAGACCGAAGCAAAGCATCAATTGCTGCACATCCCTGGCTGATGCAGTGA